Below is a window of Nitrospirota bacterium DNA.
CATGACCCTCGATCCCTTCAAACTTCTCTTCCCTTCAGGGACTTCACCGCCATCAAACCTATAGTACATACAACCCCCATAATATTGGAAAGGAGGCTTACCCCACGACCGGGTTCCCACGCCTCACTGAAGGGTTACAAGAGCTTAGGGTCTGTCATGAAATAACTTGTGCATTTAGGCGCTCAGATTTCGGCCAGGTTTGAGTGCGACCGATTGAGCAAACCCGAAGGCGTAGTTGAATCTACGCTGAGGGGTTGCGATTGATAAGCACACAAAGATGGCCGGAAGTGAGATGCATAAATGTATAGGTTATTTTATGACAGACCCTTATGGTAAGCCCATGATGAAGGGCGCCTCCTGAGTTACACATTACATCATTACATCATTCAAAATATGATGTCAATTTTCCATGCATTCTCATTCTATGGTCACATAAAAGCTTATTCAGTTTTCCTGATCCATTATATGATAAAAAAGAGTTATAATAGCAGGTATCAGAATTAGAAACATCACAAAGTCGTGCATAAAGTGATTAAAGGGATAAGTGAATAATATAACCCATTAATCGGGAGAGGTGACACCTTTAACACAGCATTGACATAAATACATCACACTGCTATCCTCAACTAAGAAAAGCAGCATAGTATCCATTCATCTCTGTATAAAACCAAAAAAATATACATTTTCAAGGTCAACTCATCATACAAAAAAACATCTCACGCTAACACAGTCTGGGAGGAATGAAAGATGTCTTACAGTATTCGTAAAAAGATGCTTACAGCCTTACTGGTGATAATCTTCCTGCTTATGGCCATTGTGGGTATTATAGTCATCTATAACCAGACTGCCTATTACAAAAGCGAAAAAATGGTTGAGACAATCTCTGTGGAGATGGGTAAGGTACACAACCTCAATCAAGCTATAAAAAGTGCGTTGATGCCGGCAAATGATTACATCATCACCGGTGATAGAAAATATGAAGTCATATTTCAGCAGCAGGCAGGCACGATTGAAGTTTTTTTTAAAGACATTGAGTTCTTTATGGCCTTGCATGAGAAACAGGATTTCTATATACCCCGGGAGGTTAAAGAGGAAGAGGAGATACTGAGGGATGCACGTGTATCGTGGAAGAATATCAGTGAGGTATCTTTAAGGATTTTTGCCATACCTGAGCCTGTAGGCAGTAAAGTTGCAGAAAGGCTTATGGAAGAGATGGATTATAAATGGGGTCAACCCGTTGCAATAAGGCTTGCGAGGTGGCATGAGATAGACATGAATGAACTGACTGAGGCCGTAAAAACTCTCAAAACCGCATGGTGGCGGTCATGGTTCATAATTGGCGCCGCCTTTGTATCTTTAACCGCAGGGGGTATATCTTTCGCCTTTTTCTATTCCAACAGATTCGTAAGACCAATAAAAGAGCTGCACAACGGGGCTGACAGGATCGCAGAGGGTGACCTCGACTACCGTGTAGTGATAAAAACAGGGGACGAGATTGAGCAACTGGCCAATCAATTCAATGTAATGGGCGAGAGGGTGAAGGAATTCTATTCCGTACTTGAAGAAAGGGTCAGAGAGAGGACAAAGGAGCTTCAGTATGAAAGGGACAAGCTCACCTGCGTTTTCAATGCTATGGTGGACGGCATTTATATCGTCAACAAAGATTATGATGTTGAATACATTAACCCTGTCCTTGAAAAGGATTTCGGCCCCTACTTAGGGCGGAAGTGCTATGACTATTTCCATGACAGGACTGAGGTATGTCCGTGGTGCCCTAACCAGGAGGTGTTCTCCGGCAAAACAGTCAGGTGGGAATGGCATTCCTCTAAAAACAACAGGACCTACGACCTTATTGATACGCCTTTAAGAAACCCTGACGGCAGTGTCTCAAAGCTGGAGATATTCCGTGACATAACAGAGAAAAAACAGAATGAAGCTGAGCTTAAGGCTCATCTTAACGAACTGGAGCGTTTCAGAAATGTTTCCATTGGAAGGGAGCTCAGGATAAATGAGCTTAAAGAAAAGAATAAGGCCCTGATGGAAAAGCTGGAGAGACTTGAGAAACGGTCATAAGCGAGGGGCTCACTAAGGGGGATGAAAACCACCCCCCAATCCCCCCCTTGTTAAGGGGGGGGCATGGGGGGGTATTTTCGGATGAACCGTCATGAGCGGGGCGCTCACAAAGGGAAATGAAAATAGTAAACAGTAAGCAGTGAGCAGTAAACAGGAAAGGCAGTCTTTATCTGCTAACTGCTTACCGCTTACTGCTTACTTGGGGTCATTTTCGGATGAACTTTCATGAATGGGGCGCTCACAAAGGAGGATGAAAATTAACCACAGAGACACAAGAGGCACAGAGAAAAGATTTGAGATTTATAAATAAAAAATCTACGTGTCTCAGTGCCTCTGTGGTTAAAAACATTAGTTGATTTGATTCTGTGGCGGTATATAGAACCTCCCCCTTTGATGATAGGACTTCTGAAACATAGGAATCCTGCCTGATGTGAATAAGGCTGACATATATTTAGAAAATCACCTCCCCTTACCCCTCCTTGTAAAGGAGGGGAATATTTAGGAGATCCATTTATCCCTCTCTTTGTTCCCCTCTTATCTTAATGACTATATATAGGAAGGAGATAGCAAAATATGCCATTACTATGAGCCAGCCTGTGGAAAAGTTATGAGGATTCTTCCATGCCTCCTGCATGATTTCTCTGTTGAAGTGATATTCCTGATATGTGCCTACAAGTGTAAAGGCGGGATAGTTTAACAGGACTATGATGCTGACAGCTATGAGGACTGCGATGTATGTTGGTCTGAGATATTTCTCTTTTCCTGTTACAAGCCAGCGATAACCTATGACATGACCAATATAAGCACCAAGCACTATTGCCATAATAAACAGCGGGTAGAGCATTGCATTAAAAACATTGTATACCGGGTGCTCTACGAGTTCCGTCCAGTATAATTGTTCCCAGCCGGGCCAGCCTGTCAGGAGGTAGATGCCGGCAGGGGCAATGACAAAGCCTGCAAAGAAGACTGAGCGGAAGAGGTATTTGTAATATATGGCAGGATACCCTCCGCCCCCTGCACTCTCTTTCTTAATAAGTCTTCTGCCAAGGTCTAAAAATAATTGGCTTGCAATAAATGCTGCGGGTATGTCTATTTGTACCATTGGTTTCTCCTTTGTATCATCCGAAAATCTCCATAGCTCACCCTCCCCCTAACCCCCTCCCGTCAAGGGAGGGGGAATAAACAATGTACCCTCCGCTTGAAGGGGAGGGAATTCCCATATTTAGTCTTACTTCTTGCATCTTGCTTCTATCCTCTAACTTCTGCTCCCTGCTCCCCTCTAAGAATTCCCCTGAACATCTCATACAACTCTTCTTCCTCATCAGGTTTCATGAAGCTATCCGGCAATGGCAGCCTCTCTCTTCCGAGGCATGTATACATTGTCATTCCCATTGGGTTGTAAGGCAGGAGTGATATATTTTCAGCGCCTATACCACGCAGAAGATTAACAATGTCTGAAAGATTTTTTTGTGTTGCAGTAATGCCGGGTATAAGGGGAACTCTCGGAATAACCTGAACATCTTCCTCATTTATGAGAAGCCTCAGGTTATCGAGTATCATTCTATTAGACTTCCCTATAAACATCTTATGGTCATCTTCATCAGCAATCTTTACATCATAATAAATTACATCTATATAAGGGAGTATCTTTTTCTTAAATGTACTGTAATCAAAATAGCCTGATGTCTCAAGCAGTGTATGGATATTATTCGACTTCAGTTGATGGAGTAATTCTTCAAGATAGTCAGGATACATTGTACATTCGCCGCCTGAGAGGGTTACGCCGCCTCCTGAATAGCGGTAAAAGGAGATATCCCGCATCAGGATTTCAGTTAGTTCTTTTACTTCATAGTAACGCCCGATAGAACGGAGTCCGTGACCTGGGCACACGATTACACATTCTCCGCATTTGGTGCATTTGGGTCTGTTGATGCGGGTGTTTGAAGAACCCCATCCCCACCCTAACCCTCCCCTTGAAGGGGAGGGAATTATGAGAATCCCACTAATCCCTCAATAAGGGGCTTTTCATTGGAAGTCTTGCATCTAACTTCTAACTTCTTGCTTCTTACCTCTCCATCTGCTCAGGCCACTCCAAGCCTTTTCCCTAAGTCCCTTGCGAGGAAACCGAATTTGTAGATGTAGTTGAGGTTGCCGTCTACTTCAACCTCATTGGCGAGTATGGAGTTGAGGATGTCCTGATTTTTGGAGAATATGAAATCTCTTAATGCCTTGGCATTTTTAAAGGTTACCCTTACGTCCCAGTCTGCAATTGCAGAGTCCCTGACCTGCATATCACCATCCTTAAATATGGCAGATGCGGCTACCTTATTATCAGAGGTCCTGAAAAGGTACCTTCCCTTGAAGCCGTCTATGTTTCTCCTGTAGCCGCTTGAGAAGAAAAATGCAAGGTCCATCCCCTTGAGAAGCAGTTCAAGAAATTCATCAGTGACTTCACCATAAATTTCGTCTTTTATTTTTGTTGACCATAAATCTAAGTTTAAGCCCATGAATGTTACCTCCTTAATTTATCCGAAAATACCCATAGCCCACCCTCCCCTTAACCCCCTCCCGTCAAGGGAGGGGGAATATAAACATCGGGAGGGGGGAATAGACATACCATATCATTTCTTCTGTAACGGAAACGGTTCATAATAAACATAATTCCCATTCGAAAGCAGGTACTCTGTGCGGTCTATAATCTCTTTCTGCATCTGCGGGTTCAGGTCTTTAAAGTATGCCGTATAGCCTGAGACCCTAACGAGCAGTTCAGGATATTTGTCAGGATTTTTGACTGCATCAACGAACATATCATGCGTTGTGATATTAAACTGTATCTCCATAGCACCTGTCCCTGTACCTGCATAATCAAAGCATCCCTCTACAGAGGCAGCAAAGTTCTTCAACATCACATCCCGCTTTTCAGTGGTAGATGTCTCAGGTGTGTATTTGAGGTTAAACGCCGCCCCATTTGCGATACACTCAGCAGGTTGTTTTGCCACTGAATTGAGAGTCTTTGTAAGAACAGGTGTAACACTTGATACCGGTGTAATCCCGCTTGTGAAATTTTCACGTGCCTTGCGTCCGCTTGGGAGTGCCTTCATCAGCCTGCCGAACCCTGCATGATTTGTCATTGTCCAGTAGCCGACACGATAGCGTCCTCCCCTGTAATTCTCTTTCTCTCCAAATACCTTATCAAGCGTAGTTATAAGCCATGTCACATTCTTATCAGCCGCATCATCGTCATTACCATATTTGGGCGTCTTATCAGGGTTCATAAGCCTTTTCTGCAATATCTCATAGCCTTTAAAATCATTCTCAATCGCTGCAAGCATCTCCTTAAACGATAAGGACTTTTCTTCAAACACCACCTTCTGTATTGCACTCAGTGAATCAGCCACATCTGCAAGCCCGATAATAGTTGCACCTGAAGAATTTATTACCGCACCTCCCTGAATAACATCTTTGCCTTTTTCCATCGGGCCTTCAAACAATGCCGACAGGATAGGCGTCGGATAATAATCCTGATGCACTTTGCCGAAAATGTTATTCAGATTTGTTGCCTGAGTAACAAGCCAGCGCGCCTGCTCTTCAAATGCCTTTTGAAACTGTTCGAATGAGGTGAAGTTCACAGGACTTCCTGTCTCTTTGCTGATCATTAA
It encodes the following:
- a CDS encoding glycyl-radical enzyme activating protein; amino-acid sequence: MSGILIIPSPSRGGLGWGWGSSNTRINRPKCTKCGECVIVCPGHGLRSIGRYYEVKELTEILMRDISFYRYSGGGVTLSGGECTMYPDYLEELLHQLKSNNIHTLLETSGYFDYSTFKKKILPYIDVIYYDVKIADEDDHKMFIGKSNRMILDNLRLLINEEDVQVIPRVPLIPGITATQKNLSDIVNLLRGIGAENISLLPYNPMGMTMYTCLGRERLPLPDSFMKPDEEEELYEMFRGILRGEQGAEVRG
- a CDS encoding HAMP domain-containing protein, encoding MSYSIRKKMLTALLVIIFLLMAIVGIIVIYNQTAYYKSEKMVETISVEMGKVHNLNQAIKSALMPANDYIITGDRKYEVIFQQQAGTIEVFFKDIEFFMALHEKQDFYIPREVKEEEEILRDARVSWKNISEVSLRIFAIPEPVGSKVAERLMEEMDYKWGQPVAIRLARWHEIDMNELTEAVKTLKTAWWRSWFIIGAAFVSLTAGGISFAFFYSNRFVRPIKELHNGADRIAEGDLDYRVVIKTGDEIEQLANQFNVMGERVKEFYSVLEERVRERTKELQYERDKLTCVFNAMVDGIYIVNKDYDVEYINPVLEKDFGPYLGRKCYDYFHDRTEVCPWCPNQEVFSGKTVRWEWHSSKNNRTYDLIDTPLRNPDGSVSKLEIFRDITEKKQNEAELKAHLNELERFRNVSIGRELRINELKEKNKALMEKLERLEKRS